Proteins from one Mycobacterium sp. SMC-2 genomic window:
- a CDS encoding transcription elongation factor NusA: protein MPELANGSVEIIAVAREPGLLAKVAVRSRVRGINAVAVCIGWGGLRIADVEKRLCGEHVSIIAYDSDTARYVINALGIKSAIAEVVNPEQRRIRVCVNPDEYARALGKAGRNLRLVRQLTSCSIHIRTATAAHRAPRGCTTRQLAPIPYRKAAQ from the coding sequence GTGCCCGAACTGGCCAACGGCTCCGTCGAAATCATTGCGGTCGCACGCGAGCCCGGACTGTTGGCTAAAGTCGCGGTCCGATCACGTGTTCGCGGGATCAACGCGGTCGCCGTCTGTATCGGGTGGGGCGGCCTGCGTATCGCCGACGTCGAAAAGCGCCTCTGCGGCGAACATGTCAGCATCATCGCCTACGACAGCGACACTGCCAGGTACGTGATCAACGCGCTGGGAATCAAGTCTGCGATCGCCGAAGTCGTCAACCCTGAACAGCGCCGCATCCGCGTCTGCGTCAACCCCGATGAGTATGCGCGCGCACTAGGCAAGGCTGGTCGCAACTTGCGCCTTGTTCGGCAGCTGACCTCCTGCAGCATTCACATCCGCACCGCCACTGCCGCTCATCGTGCCCCCCGTGGTTGCACCACCAGGCAGTTGGCGCCGATCCCGTACCGAAAGGCAGCCCAATGA
- a CDS encoding WhiB family transcriptional regulator: MTTIRPLRADTGLCEYEDPDTWFRGYSGERESAAICTNCPIIVACAQNALRFGATDGVWASVAMPGARDVTALKAARAQLREVIARYRKQPPALRLRSLQIRQAVHFAATQRDLRRRQAAKPASRASVTLREKASA, encoded by the coding sequence GTGACCACCATTCGACCCTTGCGAGCCGACACCGGCCTGTGCGAGTACGAAGACCCCGACACCTGGTTCAGGGGATATAGCGGGGAGCGAGAGTCGGCAGCGATATGCACCAACTGCCCCATCATCGTCGCCTGCGCCCAGAACGCCCTCAGATTTGGCGCTACCGATGGGGTGTGGGCGAGTGTGGCCATGCCCGGCGCCCGTGACGTCACCGCCCTCAAGGCCGCTCGAGCGCAATTACGCGAGGTCATCGCCCGCTACCGAAAGCAACCTCCAGCGCTACGGCTGCGGTCCCTGCAAATCCGTCAGGCCGTGCACTTCGCGGCGACCCAGCGCGACCTGCGCCGCCGACAAGCAGCTAAACCCGCGTCCAGGGCAAGTGTGACGCTAAGGGAGAAGGCCAGTGCCTAG
- a CDS encoding helix-turn-helix transcriptional regulator, with protein MAKDTVSTKVTPPGESPLERVGKAVADRRVEVGLETQRELADAANVSLNTAALLERGKSFPHRINRVKFEDALQWPRGTLDALRRGEPIPQTQPRPAAALTSQPSFESVSTDPRTTLQALGIAKAVAAISAICAQILVRHSNSAQAKATLRDLDDQLLQLESLIVASLPHVRGKSFSETMSALTELHEYRDVIRDAAGDAEASTETATPSAGAPRTRLASAKS; from the coding sequence ATGGCGAAGGACACGGTGAGCACCAAGGTGACTCCACCTGGCGAGAGTCCGCTAGAGCGGGTGGGTAAGGCCGTTGCCGACCGTCGAGTCGAAGTTGGGCTGGAAACGCAGCGAGAGCTAGCTGACGCGGCGAATGTGTCGCTGAACACGGCCGCGTTGCTTGAGCGCGGCAAGTCATTTCCTCATCGGATCAACCGCGTGAAGTTCGAAGATGCCCTGCAGTGGCCGCGCGGCACCCTCGATGCGCTACGCCGCGGTGAGCCCATCCCGCAGACCCAACCGCGCCCGGCAGCGGCGCTCACGTCGCAGCCCTCGTTCGAGTCGGTGTCGACCGATCCGCGCACCACGTTGCAGGCGTTGGGAATCGCTAAGGCGGTAGCGGCGATATCTGCGATATGCGCGCAGATTCTGGTGCGCCACAGCAACAGTGCACAGGCGAAGGCAACGTTGCGCGACCTCGACGATCAACTGTTGCAGTTAGAGTCGCTCATTGTCGCGAGTCTGCCGCACGTGCGCGGAAAGTCGTTTAGCGAGACCATGTCGGCGCTGACCGAGCTGCACGAGTATCGCGACGTCATCCGCGACGCCGCCGGGGACGCGGAGGCCTCGACCGAAACTGCTACGCCATCGGCCGGCGCGCCACGTACGAGGCTGGCATCGGCGAAATCCTGA
- a CDS encoding NlpC/P60 family protein — translation MSLDEVVAEAGRVLGDARRLFGAAPVINGGWSSTPGLVTGRQVVAGAGQAAAAGWGGAAATGYGVANTGQLFSLDHTIAADAGTGPPLTGGGQAAAAGGGGMDGVITDARSGVAAIAPATGTPAGKRELVTHLQSQLDRAKALLRISERRNMELAALIGRGAGGYGAGMGAMPMGAGAMTGGMPMGGLGAAGGGVGSPLAIPGLDTAMSGLTRNHHHTNPELVGDHDAAIAGGGPLARIAVKAALTRLGCPYVWGAKGPNQFDCSGLIHWSYAQAGVTLGPDTYTQIHQGARVAHGNVEAGDLIFPEAGHVMLAISPTQCVEAQQSGVPVRISPMPASYVARRPMA, via the coding sequence ATGTCGCTCGATGAGGTGGTCGCTGAGGCCGGCCGTGTATTGGGCGATGCGCGCAGGCTTTTCGGGGCGGCGCCGGTGATTAACGGGGGTTGGTCATCAACGCCGGGGCTGGTGACGGGTCGCCAGGTTGTCGCGGGCGCGGGACAGGCCGCCGCCGCAGGCTGGGGTGGTGCGGCGGCCACCGGGTACGGCGTTGCCAACACTGGGCAGCTATTTTCCCTGGATCACACCATCGCCGCCGACGCGGGGACCGGCCCGCCGCTGACCGGCGGGGGACAGGCTGCTGCCGCGGGTGGCGGGGGCATGGATGGGGTGATCACCGATGCCCGTTCGGGGGTGGCCGCGATCGCTCCTGCCACCGGAACCCCGGCCGGCAAGCGGGAATTGGTGACGCATTTGCAAAGCCAGCTGGATCGGGCCAAGGCCCTGTTGCGCATCTCTGAGCGGCGCAATATGGAGCTGGCGGCGTTGATCGGGCGAGGTGCCGGCGGCTACGGCGCCGGGATGGGCGCGATGCCGATGGGCGCCGGCGCCATGACCGGTGGCATGCCGATGGGTGGCTTGGGCGCCGCCGGCGGGGGAGTGGGCAGCCCACTTGCTATCCCCGGCCTCGACACCGCCATGTCCGGGCTTACCCGAAACCACCACCACACCAACCCCGAACTCGTCGGTGACCACGACGCCGCGATCGCTGGGGGAGGGCCATTAGCCCGCATCGCGGTCAAAGCCGCACTAACCCGCTTGGGGTGCCCCTATGTCTGGGGGGCCAAGGGGCCCAACCAATTTGACTGCTCCGGCCTGATTCACTGGTCCTACGCTCAGGCCGGCGTCACCTTGGGTCCCGACACATACACCCAGATTCACCAGGGCGCCAGGGTAGCTCATGGAAACGTCGAAGCCGGAGACCTGATCTTTCCCGAAGCAGGGCACGTCATGCTCGCCATCAGCCCAACGCAGTGCGTCGAGGCCCAGCAATCCGGTGTGCCGGTCAGGATTTCGCCGATGCCAGCCTCGTACGTGGCGCGCCGGCCGATGGCGTAG
- a CDS encoding lytic transglycosylase, giving the protein MGAAWVILPGMSLDEVVAEAGRVLGDARRLFGAAPVINGGWSSTPGLVTGRQVVAGAGQAAAAGWGGAAATGYGVANTGQLFSLDHTIAADAGTGPPLTGGGQAAAAGGGGMDGVITDARSGVAAIAPATGTPAGKRELVTHLQSQLDRAKALLRISERRNMELAALIGRGAGGYGAGMGAMPMGAGAMTGGMPMGGLGAAGGGVGSPLAIPGLDTALSGLTPNHHHTNPEPDRGLNLAAEPAGPGADRVRAAIRKALDIEGVHDPVARARWEAGMMLVAKRESGYRNDAINHTDANAQRGDPSGGSFQFTGATFRQYHQPGTASSRFDDVSEACAFINYARGRYHVAADASNLAANIQQADPTRPPKGY; this is encoded by the coding sequence GTGGGCGCGGCGTGGGTGATACTGCCGGGTATGTCGCTCGATGAGGTGGTCGCTGAGGCCGGCCGTGTATTGGGCGATGCGCGCAGGCTTTTCGGGGCGGCGCCGGTGATTAACGGGGGTTGGTCATCAACGCCGGGGCTGGTGACGGGTCGCCAGGTTGTCGCGGGCGCGGGACAGGCCGCCGCCGCAGGCTGGGGTGGTGCGGCGGCCACCGGGTACGGCGTTGCCAACACTGGGCAGCTATTTTCCCTGGATCACACCATCGCCGCCGACGCGGGGACCGGCCCGCCGCTGACCGGCGGGGGACAGGCTGCTGCCGCGGGTGGCGGGGGCATGGATGGGGTGATCACCGATGCCCGTTCGGGGGTGGCCGCGATCGCTCCTGCCACCGGAACCCCGGCCGGCAAGCGGGAATTGGTGACGCATTTGCAAAGCCAGCTGGATCGGGCCAAGGCCCTGTTGCGCATCTCTGAGCGGCGCAATATGGAGCTGGCGGCGTTGATCGGGCGAGGTGCCGGCGGCTACGGCGCCGGGATGGGTGCAATGCCGATGGGCGCCGGCGCCATGACCGGTGGCATGCCGATGGGTGGCTTGGGCGCCGCCGGCGGGGGAGTGGGCAGCCCACTTGCTATCCCCGGCCTCGACACCGCCCTGTCCGGCCTGACCCCAAACCACCACCACACCAACCCCGAACCGGATCGGGGATTGAACCTGGCCGCCGAGCCCGCAGGTCCCGGGGCCGACCGTGTCCGCGCGGCGATCCGCAAAGCCCTCGACATCGAAGGCGTTCACGATCCCGTAGCACGTGCCCGGTGGGAAGCCGGGATGATGCTGGTGGCTAAACGCGAATCCGGATACCGCAACGACGCCATAAACCACACCGATGCCAACGCGCAAAGGGGAGATCCCAGCGGAGGGTCGTTCCAATTCACCGGTGCAACATTCCGGCAGTACCACCAGCCGGGCACAGCAAGTAGCCGCTTCGACGACGTATCCGAAGCGTGCGCGTTCATCAACTACGCCCGCGGCCGCTATCACGTCGCAGCCGACGCGTCGAATCTGGCAGCCAACATCCAGCAGGCCGATCCCACACGACCGCCGAAGGGTTACTGA
- a CDS encoding peptide transporter: MGRGGVKTFDDLVDAVGDNSSVDGNATTPVVAPRSGLSRSVALGDLVGNPHNPRDSVGDLDELASIVDFQLQPVVVVTRGAFQNIYPETTISARWVVIIGNRRLAAAHKFGRPELDIVIKDELANDRATLLTAVISENVDRSGFDVIEEAKAVERLVGEYGSADAAAEHLRKSKTWVSHRRALLKLAPDLQEATRRGDLAIREARTLAQVPLAQQVARWKAARGRPSEGANTANETEDGNSDSAAQDEPTTPPLRSVTRALRKFDADPSALAIALRDQLGEKRARTLVGQLKKLLT; encoded by the coding sequence ATGGGACGCGGTGGTGTCAAGACATTCGATGATCTCGTCGATGCTGTTGGCGACAACTCATCTGTTGACGGAAATGCGACCACTCCCGTCGTCGCCCCACGGTCGGGCCTGTCGCGGTCGGTGGCTCTAGGAGACCTGGTCGGCAACCCACACAACCCGCGCGATTCAGTCGGAGACCTCGACGAGTTGGCCTCCATCGTTGACTTCCAACTACAGCCCGTAGTTGTCGTCACCCGAGGCGCATTTCAAAACATCTACCCCGAGACCACGATTTCGGCGCGGTGGGTCGTAATCATCGGCAACCGGCGGTTGGCCGCCGCGCACAAGTTCGGCCGACCCGAGCTCGACATCGTGATCAAAGACGAACTCGCCAATGATCGCGCAACGCTGCTCACCGCGGTCATCTCCGAGAACGTCGACCGCTCGGGATTCGACGTGATCGAGGAAGCCAAAGCTGTCGAGAGGCTAGTGGGGGAGTACGGCAGCGCTGACGCCGCCGCCGAACATCTTCGTAAGAGCAAGACGTGGGTGTCACATCGGCGCGCACTACTCAAACTGGCCCCCGATCTGCAGGAAGCCACCCGCAGAGGCGATCTGGCGATTCGCGAAGCGCGTACACTTGCCCAGGTTCCGCTCGCACAGCAGGTCGCCCGATGGAAGGCCGCTCGCGGCCGGCCCAGTGAAGGGGCCAACACCGCCAACGAAACCGAGGACGGCAATTCGGATTCGGCGGCACAAGACGAACCAACGACGCCGCCGCTGCGCTCGGTGACGCGGGCGCTCCGAAAGTTCGACGCGGATCCAAGCGCCCTGGCGATAGCGCTGCGCGATCAACTTGGCGAAAAAAGAGCCAGGACACTGGTCGGCCAGCTCAAGAAGTTGCTCACATAG
- a CDS encoding ParA family protein — translation MTKVVTVLNQKGGVGKSTATVNLAAVRAQKLTAHLEPDAFSPVAAVSIDPQGSAKWWANRVDALPFHLVQAHDDPLEWLQQLSNLPGIAEVYVDTAGWFDIDADSARDGLGDGHSADALRTVLDVTDEAIVPVLPAPMCFDPTARTIRKLLEPRNIPYRVFINDWDPRDGEHWLEQTKKFIRGQGWPLAETVVRHYKIHTNASSEGVVVTQYKKSGSAANAAADFYRLADELNMVGVR, via the coding sequence ATGACCAAAGTTGTCACTGTTTTGAACCAAAAAGGCGGTGTCGGCAAGAGCACTGCGACCGTCAATCTGGCCGCCGTACGAGCCCAAAAACTGACCGCACATCTCGAGCCCGACGCGTTCTCGCCGGTGGCTGCAGTCTCGATAGACCCGCAGGGATCGGCAAAATGGTGGGCCAACCGGGTCGACGCACTCCCCTTCCATCTTGTCCAAGCGCACGACGATCCCCTCGAATGGCTGCAGCAGCTCAGCAACCTGCCCGGTATTGCCGAGGTCTACGTCGATACCGCCGGCTGGTTCGACATCGACGCGGACTCCGCTCGAGATGGTCTCGGTGACGGACACTCTGCCGATGCACTGCGGACCGTCCTCGACGTCACCGACGAAGCGATCGTTCCGGTGCTGCCGGCGCCGATGTGCTTCGACCCAACCGCGCGCACGATCCGTAAGCTTCTAGAACCGCGCAACATCCCCTACCGGGTCTTCATCAATGACTGGGACCCGCGCGATGGCGAACACTGGTTAGAACAAACAAAGAAGTTCATTCGCGGACAGGGATGGCCCTTAGCCGAGACGGTAGTGCGGCACTACAAGATTCACACGAATGCCTCCAGCGAGGGCGTCGTGGTCACCCAGTACAAGAAGAGTGGCTCGGCAGCCAACGCGGCGGCTGACTTCTACAGGCTTGCCGACGAACTGAACATGGTAGGAGTCCGGTAA
- a CDS encoding site-specific integrase, producing MAIKRRETKDGVRYDVQWRLPDRSKRKKSFRTEREARQFEARLVTDSAAGVRVDPRGGKILLRNVYRSWLASRPDLSAKVRRGYEDNWRLRIEPQFGSWPIARIDHESIQRWVNAMSASGLGPRTVRWTHSVLKMTLDRAVEEDQLLGKNPASRTKFPPMRQATHVYLTAGEVATLAQTCGAQGDVVLLLAYTGLRFGELTGLNVEDVDLGARRIRVRRSMTQVGGKLVEGNPKSQAGRRSVPIPERLMPALKARLDARPPGAPAIASPKGSRLSLENWKRAVNWRKSVTDIGRANLRVHDLRHTYASLSRRAGADLRLLQKAMGHASITVTAHTYADLFDDELDDIATALDSLDDSFHEGRG from the coding sequence TTGGCCATAAAGCGCCGGGAGACGAAGGACGGCGTGCGTTATGACGTCCAGTGGCGCCTACCGGATCGTTCGAAGCGCAAGAAGAGCTTCCGAACAGAGCGCGAGGCGCGCCAGTTCGAAGCAAGGCTCGTCACCGACAGCGCCGCGGGCGTCAGGGTGGACCCACGCGGCGGCAAAATCCTGCTCCGCAACGTCTATCGATCCTGGCTAGCCTCCCGACCCGACCTGAGCGCGAAAGTCCGCCGCGGATACGAAGACAACTGGAGGCTGCGTATCGAGCCACAGTTTGGTTCGTGGCCGATCGCACGGATCGACCACGAGTCGATCCAACGGTGGGTGAATGCCATGTCAGCGTCGGGTCTCGGACCGCGGACCGTGAGGTGGACGCACTCGGTCCTCAAGATGACCCTTGACCGCGCCGTCGAGGAAGACCAGCTCCTCGGCAAGAACCCCGCATCACGCACCAAATTCCCACCGATGCGGCAAGCCACACACGTCTATCTCACCGCCGGCGAAGTCGCAACACTTGCCCAAACATGCGGGGCTCAAGGCGACGTCGTCTTGCTCCTGGCTTACACAGGCCTACGATTCGGTGAGCTCACCGGCCTCAATGTCGAGGATGTCGACCTGGGCGCTCGTCGAATCCGTGTTCGTCGGTCGATGACCCAAGTCGGCGGCAAACTCGTTGAAGGGAACCCGAAATCGCAAGCCGGCCGACGTTCTGTCCCAATCCCCGAGCGCTTGATGCCGGCACTTAAGGCGCGGCTCGACGCACGACCCCCGGGCGCGCCGGCGATCGCGTCGCCGAAGGGTTCCCGGCTGAGCCTGGAGAACTGGAAGCGTGCGGTCAATTGGCGGAAGTCTGTGACTGACATCGGCCGGGCCAACTTGCGTGTGCACGACCTGCGGCATACCTACGCATCGCTGTCGCGACGGGCGGGCGCCGACTTGCGACTCCTGCAAAAGGCAATGGGTCACGCATCTATCACCGTGACCGCGCACACCTACGCGGACCTGTTCGACGACGAGCTTGACGACATTGCAACCGCGCTTGATTCGCTCGACGATAGTTTCCACGAGGGCCGCGGTTAA
- a CDS encoding TetR/AcrR family transcriptional regulator → MREVPRKIADRLPPAAALFADRGLNDTKIEDVAATTGIAKATLYYYFAGKEEILAFLLEDVLQQVAHEVAAVVEAEGSAAQRLHAVISAQLRVMAQRPAVCRALIGELGRAARMPVIADMISAAYFAPVETLLRAGAGDGSLVTLDNPAVAAIALFGAVTTSALTYLVLDDALDEDRIARTIHDLVFVGLRPR, encoded by the coding sequence ATGCGCGAGGTTCCGCGAAAAATTGCCGACCGCCTGCCGCCGGCGGCGGCACTTTTCGCAGACCGCGGGCTCAACGACACCAAGATCGAAGACGTCGCCGCCACCACCGGCATCGCCAAGGCCACCCTTTACTACTACTTCGCCGGCAAAGAGGAAATACTCGCCTTCCTCCTCGAAGACGTCCTACAGCAAGTCGCGCACGAGGTCGCCGCAGTCGTGGAGGCAGAAGGCTCCGCCGCTCAGCGCCTGCACGCAGTCATCAGTGCCCAGCTGCGCGTGATGGCACAGAGACCCGCCGTCTGCCGCGCTCTCATCGGGGAACTGGGCCGCGCCGCCCGCATGCCCGTCATCGCCGACATGATCAGCGCCGCATACTTCGCACCCGTCGAGACGTTACTTCGCGCTGGCGCCGGCGACGGCTCACTCGTGACCCTCGACAACCCAGCAGTTGCCGCGATCGCGCTATTCGGTGCCGTCACGACCAGCGCACTGACCTACCTAGTGCTTGACGATGCGCTCGACGAAGATCGAATTGCCAGAACAATTCACGACCTCGTTTTTGTCGGTTTACGACCGCGCTAG
- a CDS encoding cytochrome P450, with protein sequence MTTVQLRYDPFDATIQDDLYPIYRQLRDKAPLYRAADSNTWVFSRHEDVVSALLDHHTYSSVDGIFPTPPGSDFHASFLPMMILMDPPRHDQLRALVSKAFTPRRIAALSSGIEDLAEDLSDCLDRGAGSVDFAADFAAVLPAMVIADLLGIPREDRAQFRQWSTTMVQSNPARGEMGEGLAAAAAVYAYFTDFLAERRREPRGDLMSALVSAEIDGKRLTDEDLLGFCLLLLIAGHETTSNLLSNAAVVLASDPDIRRRLVADDNLLGPAVEELLRYDSPVQGLSRTLTRDVTLHGVTMSVGDSVLLLFGSANRDERVFADPDVFDIGRKPEHQVAFGRGIHFCLGASLARMEARIALRALLARVPNWEVDLENAQRLRSGLIRGYMSLPISWSAN encoded by the coding sequence ATGACGACGGTGCAACTTCGCTACGACCCGTTCGATGCGACGATTCAGGACGATCTCTACCCCATCTACCGGCAGCTGCGCGACAAAGCCCCGCTGTATCGCGCAGCCGATTCCAACACGTGGGTTTTCAGTCGCCACGAAGATGTCGTCAGCGCGCTGCTTGACCATCACACCTACTCATCCGTGGACGGCATATTTCCAACTCCACCGGGCTCAGATTTCCACGCATCGTTCTTGCCCATGATGATTTTGATGGATCCCCCGCGACACGATCAGCTGCGCGCGTTGGTAAGCAAGGCGTTCACCCCGCGGCGCATCGCGGCGTTAAGTAGTGGGATTGAGGACCTGGCGGAGGATTTATCAGATTGCCTTGACCGGGGCGCAGGGTCGGTTGACTTTGCCGCCGACTTTGCCGCCGTCCTGCCGGCCATGGTGATCGCTGATTTGCTCGGCATTCCTCGCGAGGACCGCGCACAGTTTCGGCAGTGGTCAACCACGATGGTCCAGTCCAATCCGGCGCGCGGTGAGATGGGCGAGGGGCTGGCCGCGGCTGCGGCCGTCTATGCCTACTTCACCGACTTCCTCGCCGAGCGTCGACGCGAACCGCGCGGCGACTTGATGTCGGCCTTGGTGTCCGCCGAGATCGACGGAAAGCGTCTTACTGACGAGGACCTCCTTGGCTTTTGCCTGTTGCTGCTCATCGCAGGCCATGAGACCACCTCGAACCTGCTCAGCAACGCCGCAGTAGTGCTTGCGAGCGATCCCGACATTCGCCGACGACTAGTCGCCGATGACAACTTGCTTGGTCCCGCAGTTGAGGAGCTCCTCCGGTATGACTCACCGGTGCAAGGACTTTCACGAACTCTGACCCGCGACGTCACGCTGCATGGCGTCACGATGTCCGTCGGTGATTCAGTGCTGCTGTTGTTCGGCTCGGCTAACCGTGACGAACGAGTGTTTGCTGATCCCGACGTGTTCGATATCGGGCGCAAACCCGAACATCAAGTGGCGTTCGGCCGAGGTATCCACTTCTGTCTCGGTGCGTCATTAGCGCGGATGGAGGCCCGGATAGCGTTGCGCGCCCTGCTGGCCCGAGTGCCCAACTGGGAAGTCGACCTAGAGAACGCGCAGCGCCTGCGGTCGGGCCTCATCCGGGGCTATATGTCTTTGCCTATCTCGTGGTCGGCAAATTAG
- a CDS encoding TetR/AcrR family transcriptional regulator, producing the protein MVPSPWQATVDDDVDPRLVRSRTRLLDAATKLLSAGGIEAVTIDAVTKASKVARTTLYRHFSSSTQLLAATFERLLPQVHLPPATGSLRDQLIELLSRQATLFQEAPLHVTTLAWVALGPTSNSTQETYDRHALRTRIIEQYRQPFDLLLQSPEACADLDEFDPELILCQLVGPVAFARLTGLRAIDRQDCERIVDDFLAAHRRKVDEPAS; encoded by the coding sequence GTGGTCCCATCACCCTGGCAAGCGACAGTCGACGACGATGTCGATCCGCGCCTGGTGCGCTCCCGGACCCGGCTATTAGATGCAGCCACCAAACTCCTCAGCGCCGGCGGGATTGAAGCCGTCACCATAGACGCGGTCACCAAGGCCTCTAAAGTTGCGCGCACGACCCTCTATCGCCACTTCAGCAGCTCCACTCAACTACTGGCCGCCACATTTGAACGGCTGCTGCCGCAGGTTCACCTTCCGCCGGCGACGGGATCGTTGCGCGACCAACTCATCGAACTGTTGAGCCGACAGGCCACGCTGTTCCAGGAGGCGCCGCTGCACGTCACCACACTGGCTTGGGTCGCGCTTGGCCCAACATCAAACAGCACTCAGGAGACCTACGATCGGCACGCGCTGCGGACCCGGATCATCGAGCAGTATCGCCAGCCGTTCGATCTACTTTTGCAAAGCCCCGAAGCCTGCGCCGACCTCGATGAATTCGACCCCGAGCTGATCCTGTGCCAACTCGTGGGGCCGGTCGCCTTCGCGCGCCTCACCGGGCTGCGTGCCATCGATCGTCAAGACTGTGAGCGCATCGTCGATGACTTCCTCGCCGCGCACCGCCGCAAGGTCGACGAGCCCGCATCGTAG
- the istB gene encoding IS21-like element helper ATPase IstB, with product MSTTRRPDATPAVKPIEVSADLKALMRRLKLGRLLDTLPERLALARSNRLPHHDFLEMLLADEVTRRDRESAARRAKTAQLDPQMQLQAWDDTAAVSYDRQLWAELTSLRFLADAYNVLIMGPVGVGKTFLANALGHIAVRRHHSVHTERADKLFKRLRGARLDGSYEDEMRKLHRVELLIIDDLALHRLEATETNDFYELIVERHRTASTVITSNREPPEILTMMADPLLAQSAMDRLQSAAYELVVEGESYRQRQKPRPRKPVNSDQPN from the coding sequence ATGAGCACAACCCGCCGCCCCGATGCCACCCCCGCGGTCAAGCCGATCGAGGTGTCTGCAGACCTCAAAGCGCTGATGCGCCGCCTCAAGCTCGGCCGCCTGCTCGACACCCTGCCCGAACGGCTCGCGCTGGCACGATCGAATCGGCTGCCACACCACGACTTCCTGGAAATGCTGCTAGCCGATGAGGTCACCCGCCGCGACCGCGAGTCCGCCGCCCGCCGCGCCAAGACAGCACAATTGGATCCGCAGATGCAGCTGCAGGCCTGGGATGACACCGCCGCGGTCAGCTACGACCGCCAACTATGGGCAGAGTTGACCTCGCTGCGGTTTCTGGCCGACGCCTACAACGTGCTCATCATGGGACCGGTCGGAGTCGGAAAAACGTTCCTGGCCAACGCATTAGGCCACATCGCCGTGCGACGTCACCACAGCGTGCATACCGAACGCGCCGACAAACTGTTCAAACGCCTCCGCGGAGCACGGCTAGACGGCAGCTATGAAGACGAGATGCGCAAACTACACCGCGTCGAGCTGCTCATCATCGATGACCTCGCGTTGCACCGGCTTGAGGCCACCGAGACCAATGACTTCTACGAGCTCATCGTGGAACGCCACCGCACCGCATCAACGGTCATCACCAGCAACCGCGAACCACCGGAGATCCTCACCATGATGGCCGACCCACTCCTGGCCCAGTCGGCGATGGACCGGCTCCAATCCGCGGCCTACGAACTCGTCGTCGAGGGCGAGTCCTACCGGCAACGCCAGAAACCCCGTCCTCGAAAGCCGGTCAATTCGGACCAGCCGAATTGA